Proteins encoded by one window of Synergistaceae bacterium:
- a CDS encoding TlpA family protein disulfide reductase, giving the protein MRKALFLATMVFCITVTFATLAHATQKGSKASNFTLMDLEGNEVSLKQFEGKPVVLNFWATWCPPCRNEMPEFNELDKQFKETKEAVLLMVNMTDGRRETKATVQNFIKKNKFGMKVLLDTEGTASQLYNIRYLPTTYIINSKGVVSATLTGGTDKATVLKMLKGIK; this is encoded by the coding sequence ATGAGAAAAGCTTTATTTCTGGCTACTATGGTTTTTTGTATTACTGTAACTTTCGCAACTTTAGCTCATGCAACACAGAAAGGCTCTAAAGCAAGCAACTTTACATTAATGGATTTAGAAGGAAATGAGGTTTCACTGAAACAGTTTGAAGGGAAACCTGTTGTCTTGAACTTCTGGGCAACTTGGTGTCCACCTTGTCGCAATGAAATGCCCGAATTTAACGAACTGGACAAACAGTTCAAAGAAACTAAAGAGGCCGTTTTATTGATGGTCAACATGACAGACGGTAGAAGAGAGACAAAAGCAACTGTTCAAAATTTCATAAAAAAGAACAAATTCGGCATGAAAGTACTTTTGGATACAGAGGGAACAGCTTCTCAGCTATACAACATTCGCTATTTGCCGACGACATACATCATAAATTCTAAAGGTGTAGTATCCGCAACTCTCACAGGTGGAACCGATAAAGCAACCGTGTTAAAAATGTTGAAAGGTATCAAGTAG
- a CDS encoding phenylacetate--CoA ligase, whose amino-acid sequence MNDLSIISSCLEQVRNVAKNSPMYKEKFKGLPVETMMTKEQFETLPFTTKEDLRNAYPMNMCAVPRERVVRIHSSSGTTGAPVMMPYTAQDVEDWAVMMERCYQFAGVTTHDTVQITPGYGLWTAGLGFQAGAERLGAMAIPTGPGNTLRQIQIMCNLETTVLIGTSSYGLALAEEVDARGLRDKIHLKKGIFGSERWGDKIRDRIFNSLQIEFFDIYGLTEIYGPGIGIDCSEHSGMHYFNDYIYFEIIDPKTGKVLPEGEEGELVATTYRKEGAPLIRYRTHDITRIIPGSCPCGSPFPRIDRIVGRSDDMIKVKGTNIYPAQVEEILTKIDGFSSEYRIILENEDLRDKMIIKAEAEKGADKEKLAEELIRECKTGIGITVVPEIVGLGDLPRSEKKTQRVIDNRE is encoded by the coding sequence ATGAACGATTTGTCGATTATAAGCAGCTGTTTAGAACAGGTCAGAAATGTTGCAAAAAATAGCCCTATGTATAAAGAAAAATTTAAGGGGCTGCCGGTTGAAACAATGATGACGAAGGAGCAATTTGAAACCTTGCCTTTCACGACGAAAGAAGACCTTCGCAACGCATATCCGATGAACATGTGCGCGGTTCCCAGAGAGAGAGTTGTGCGAATTCATTCCTCTTCCGGCACAACTGGTGCGCCTGTTATGATGCCATATACCGCACAAGATGTCGAAGATTGGGCCGTTATGATGGAGCGTTGTTATCAGTTTGCCGGAGTGACAACTCATGACACAGTTCAGATAACTCCCGGATACGGTCTATGGACTGCTGGACTAGGATTCCAGGCAGGTGCGGAGCGGTTGGGTGCCATGGCAATCCCAACAGGGCCCGGCAATACACTACGACAGATACAGATAATGTGCAATTTAGAGACTACTGTCTTGATAGGGACCTCTTCGTATGGACTCGCTCTTGCCGAAGAGGTAGACGCAAGAGGATTAAGGGATAAAATACACCTCAAGAAAGGAATCTTTGGTTCCGAGCGCTGGGGAGACAAAATACGAGACAGAATATTTAACTCCTTGCAGATAGAGTTTTTTGATATTTATGGTCTTACAGAAATATATGGGCCTGGAATAGGAATAGATTGCAGCGAACATTCCGGAATGCACTATTTTAACGACTACATATATTTCGAAATTATTGATCCTAAAACAGGGAAAGTCCTTCCTGAAGGGGAGGAAGGAGAGCTTGTGGCTACAACATATCGCAAAGAGGGAGCACCTTTGATTCGCTATCGCACTCACGACATCACAAGAATTATTCCCGGCAGCTGCCCCTGCGGATCTCCCTTCCCTAGAATAGACCGTATCGTAGGAAGAAGCGACGATATGATTAAAGTTAAGGGGACTAATATATATCCTGCACAAGTAGAAGAAATATTGACGAAGATAGATGGCTTCTCAAGTGAATACAGAATTATTTTAGAGAATGAAGATCTACGCGATAAAATGATAATAAAGGCCGAAGCGGAAAAGGGAGCAGACAAAGAGAAATTGGCAGAAGAGTTGATACGAGAGTGTAAGACAGGAATAGGCATCACGGTCGTCCCTGAAATCGTAGGGCTTGGAGATCTTCCGAGAAGCGAGAAAAAAACACAAAGAGTAATAGACAACAGAGAATAA
- a CDS encoding cytochrome c biogenesis protein CcdA, with protein sequence MTTLFFLFLEGLLAFISPCMLPMLPIYLMYLAAETKHGRKASVVNTVGFVLGFTLIFMLLGASATAIGALLNEHRLFLQRLSGIVIALFGLHFLGVFRIGFLDVEKKLNVEIKRKGFLGSILFGSAFSLGWTPCLGPFLGSALMMAGGTGSSVIQGVFYLFVFSMGLGIPYILAAVFFTNIKGVFQWLKKNARKIEIVSGVVLIIAGLMMALDLFVFWSRFF encoded by the coding sequence ATGACTACACTGTTTTTCCTCTTTTTGGAAGGACTTTTGGCCTTTATTTCACCCTGTATGCTGCCGATGCTGCCAATTTACCTGATGTACCTTGCGGCAGAGACCAAGCATGGCCGTAAGGCTAGCGTAGTTAATACGGTTGGCTTCGTTCTAGGATTTACTCTTATATTTATGTTGCTAGGAGCTTCGGCCACGGCAATAGGCGCTCTTTTAAATGAGCATAGACTTTTTCTTCAACGTTTAAGCGGCATTGTAATAGCACTATTTGGACTACATTTTCTCGGAGTGTTTAGAATCGGCTTTTTGGATGTCGAAAAGAAGCTTAACGTTGAAATAAAACGCAAGGGCTTCCTGGGTTCAATTTTATTTGGCTCTGCATTCTCCTTAGGCTGGACTCCATGTCTCGGCCCTTTCCTGGGCTCTGCTCTCATGATGGCCGGAGGAACAGGCAGCAGCGTAATACAAGGAGTATTTTACTTATTCGTTTTCTCTATGGGACTTGGCATCCCCTACATATTGGCAGCAGTATTCTTTACCAATATAAAGGGAGTATTTCAGTGGCTTAAGAAAAATGCTAGAAAAATTGAGATTGTATCAGGAGTTGTCCTTATAATTGCGGGACTTATGATGGCTTTAGACCTTTTTGTCTTCTGGTCGAGATTTTTCTAA